One segment of Nostoc flagelliforme CCNUN1 DNA contains the following:
- a CDS encoding AAA family ATPase, which produces MNELLRLSNIPIEISVSESDQVVASKCDGIPYSIAELSDGERNALLIAANLLTVKNATLVLIDEPERHLHRSIISPLLTLLFSIRHDCAFIVSTHDVMLPLANPGARTLLIRGCTYAGSSVSGWDADLVPLETEIDDDLKKDILGARRKLLFIEGTERSLDKPLYSLVFPNVSVVAKSSCRDVEHAVSSIRDAGDLHWLHAFGIVDNDRRTEADINRLKEKGVYALSVFSVESIYYHPRVQHLVAQRYAVVTGDDAPTCLANAKTAAITAVQPHVQRLSERTAEKALREEIFRHLPRREQITDGQPINVSIDVVRFVTAERERLQDALDAGNLAEIISQYPVRETPALAKIAQELGFQDREQYEGAVRKLLMDDNEALTFVKSLFGTLESDIEAA; this is translated from the coding sequence ATCAATGAGCTTCTACGTCTTTCAAATATTCCTATTGAGATATCTGTCAGTGAGAGCGATCAGGTAGTTGCAAGCAAATGTGACGGCATTCCCTACAGCATTGCGGAGCTTTCGGACGGCGAACGTAATGCCTTGTTAATTGCGGCAAACCTACTGACCGTTAAGAACGCTACATTGGTACTAATTGATGAGCCGGAGCGCCACCTTCATCGCTCCATTATTTCACCGCTTCTGACACTTTTGTTCTCCATACGCCATGATTGTGCATTCATCGTGTCTACGCACGACGTGATGCTGCCCCTCGCTAATCCGGGCGCACGTACATTGCTCATCCGAGGCTGCACTTATGCTGGATCTTCCGTCAGTGGCTGGGACGCGGATCTTGTTCCCCTCGAAACTGAGATCGATGATGACCTCAAAAAGGACATCCTTGGCGCACGCAGAAAGCTCCTATTCATCGAAGGCACTGAGCGAAGCCTTGATAAACCACTTTACAGTTTAGTGTTTCCAAACGTCTCCGTCGTTGCTAAATCGAGCTGTCGTGATGTTGAACATGCCGTTTCCAGCATCCGGGACGCTGGCGATCTTCACTGGCTTCATGCTTTTGGTATCGTTGATAACGATCGACGAACGGAAGCCGACATTAACCGGCTCAAAGAGAAGGGTGTATATGCCCTTTCGGTCTTCTCTGTCGAGTCGATCTATTACCATCCACGCGTTCAACACCTTGTTGCACAGCGCTATGCAGTCGTTACAGGAGATGACGCCCCTACTTGCCTCGCTAATGCCAAAACTGCTGCGATTACGGCAGTCCAACCACATGTTCAACGCTTGAGTGAGCGAACTGCTGAAAAGGCGCTTCGTGAAGAAATTTTTCGGCATTTGCCTCGAAGAGAACAAATTACCGATGGTCAACCCATAAATGTTTCTATTGATGTGGTTCGTTTTGTTACAGCAGAGCGTGAAAGGTTACAAGATGCACTTGATGCTGGCAATTTGGCAGAAATCATCTCACAATATCCGGTTCGCGAAACGCCTGCCCTAGCCAAAATCGCACAAGAACTTGGGTTTCAAGACCGCGAACAGTATGAGGGGGCTGTACGGAAACTACTAATGGATGACAATGAAGCACTAACTTTTGTGAAATCTCTCTTCGGTACATTGGAATCTGACATTGAGGCAGCATGA
- a CDS encoding ATP-binding cassette domain-containing protein: protein MTFDLTIPRSAGESLNLTVSVGENLFILGANGTGKSSLMQRLYTTHHANARWISAHRQNWLSSNAMDLSPMQKQNYESNIRSIDTNLQSRWKDDYATQRTSIAIYDLIDAENVRARSIADAVDGNNIELAKTLSKKDAPIKQAHQ from the coding sequence GTGACCTTCGATTTGACTATTCCTCGCTCTGCTGGCGAATCACTCAATCTCACTGTCAGCGTGGGAGAAAACCTATTCATTCTTGGTGCTAACGGTACTGGCAAGTCCAGTTTGATGCAACGGTTATATACTACTCATCATGCTAATGCGCGATGGATATCGGCGCATCGCCAAAATTGGCTTTCTTCCAATGCGATGGATTTATCGCCCATGCAAAAGCAAAACTATGAATCCAATATCAGAAGCATAGACACCAATCTACAGTCGCGCTGGAAAGACGATTACGCTACACAACGCACGAGCATTGCGATCTATGATCTCATTGACGCCGAAAACGTGCGTGCTCGATCAATTGCCGATGCAGTCGATGGCAACAACATTGAACTTGCAAAGACTCTTTCAAAGAAAGATGCTCCTATAAAGCAAGCTCATCAATGA
- a CDS encoding IS1 family transposase yields MHCPKCNSKNVVKNGCTHYGKQRLKCQNCGRQFVENPTRQPINHSTRELIDKLLLERVSLAAMPSATPRANARVTGVSLRWLQYYVNQKYYQVSKSVEVTKKKPGRLVIQIDEMWSYVGSKANKQWIWLAIDSETREIVGVYVGDRSAQAAKQLWRSLPPVYRQCAVCYTDFWEAYKQVLPSKRHCAVGKDSGQTSYIERLNNTLRQRVSRLVRKTLSFSKSLDNHIGSVWYFVHHYNASLRS; encoded by the coding sequence ATGCATTGCCCTAAATGCAACTCGAAAAACGTTGTTAAAAACGGATGTACTCACTACGGAAAACAACGTTTAAAATGCCAAAATTGTGGACGACAGTTTGTTGAAAACCCAACCAGACAACCAATCAACCACTCAACACGTGAGTTAATAGATAAACTCTTACTTGAACGGGTATCATTGGCCGCGATGCCTTCGGCAACGCCAAGGGCGAACGCTCGCGTTACTGGTGTCTCACTGCGTTGGTTACAATACTATGTAAATCAGAAATATTACCAAGTTAGCAAATCTGTTGAAGTTACTAAAAAAAAACCAGGTCGGTTGGTTATCCAGATTGATGAGATGTGGTCTTATGTGGGGTCAAAAGCGAATAAGCAGTGGATATGGCTTGCCATCGACTCTGAAACACGAGAAATTGTCGGAGTATATGTTGGAGATCGTTCCGCTCAAGCGGCAAAACAATTATGGCGATCGCTTCCGCCAGTGTATCGTCAATGTGCAGTTTGTTACACAGATTTTTGGGAGGCTTACAAACAAGTATTACCTAGTAAACGGCATTGTGCAGTTGGTAAGGATAGTGGTCAGACAAGCTATATTGAACGATTAAATAACACTTTACGCCAACGAGTTTCACGCTTAGTACGTAAAACATTGTCATTCTCAAAATCACTTGACAATCATATCGGGTCAGTCTGGTATTTTGTTCATCACTATAACGCTAGTTTACGAAGTTAA
- a CDS encoding sensor histidine kinase yields MKTHYSSKGKAFPLQIVLVVPFLIQIFAAVSLVGYLSFKNGQRAVNDLAEQLIDRTSEVVDEHLKSRLSIPQTLNQINADAIRRGILDVRVGGASRRHRKTLGKYFWDQMQAYDLTYIGIGLTTGEGLGAARYDGKTITIDDWTANPPNNTTNYATDNQGNRTQVNNRFTWNNFSEVWYTQSIAAGKPIWAKIYTANFPTGPYIAASASRPIYNAQNRLLGMIATDIHLLKLSDFLRTLDVSQSGQVFLLERDGMLVANSGTEKPFTLVNQKVQRLRAIESPNPMIQNIARHLQTFNGFESITKDTDFQLEVQGKRHFVNVAPWRDKYGLDWLVVVSVPENAFMAQINVNTGITIALCFSALVVASVMGVFTTHWIVRPILRLNWASEAMASGNLDQTVGTSRIQELNTLANSFNHMAGQLHESFTALEKSKEELEDRVEERTTELKNALEELQRTQSQVIQSEKMSSLGQLVAGVAHEINNPVNFIHGNLTHVQEYTQDLLALVQLYQQYNSNPASEIQIAAEDMDLEFLQEDLPKMLSSMKVGTDRIRQIVLSLRNFSRMDEAEFKRVDIHEGIDSTLMILQHRLKAKPEQPEIEVIKDYGNVPLIECYAGQLNQVFMNILVNAIDALEESNAKCTYQEINDNPSQIRLRTSVVNSTWLEVAIADNGVGISKEFQQRIFDPFFTTKPIGKGTGMGMSISYQIITEKHGGKLECFSNPGEGTEFIIQVPLRSKVHGVI; encoded by the coding sequence ATGAAAACTCACTATTCTAGTAAAGGTAAAGCGTTCCCATTACAGATTGTTCTTGTTGTTCCCTTCCTTATCCAAATTTTTGCAGCAGTAAGTTTAGTGGGTTATTTGTCCTTTAAAAATGGACAAAGAGCAGTTAACGACTTGGCAGAGCAGTTGATAGATCGCACCAGCGAGGTAGTGGATGAACATTTGAAGTCTCGTCTTTCCATTCCGCAAACCCTTAATCAGATTAACGCAGATGCTATCCGCAGGGGAATATTAGATGTGCGCGTAGGCGGAGCCAGCCGTAGGCATCGCAAAACCCTTGGCAAGTATTTCTGGGATCAGATGCAGGCGTATGACCTAACTTATATTGGTATCGGACTAACCACGGGTGAAGGGCTGGGTGCTGCTCGTTATGATGGCAAGACAATCACCATTGATGATTGGACTGCCAACCCTCCTAATAACACTACCAACTACGCCACGGATAACCAGGGTAATCGGACTCAAGTTAATAATCGTTTTACTTGGAACAATTTCAGCGAAGTTTGGTATACCCAATCCATAGCTGCTGGTAAACCCATCTGGGCAAAGATTTATACTGCAAATTTTCCAACAGGCCCCTATATTGCTGCCTCTGCCAGTCGTCCAATCTATAATGCACAAAATCGCTTGCTAGGAATGATTGCTACGGATATTCACTTGCTGAAACTCAGCGATTTTTTACGCACTTTAGATGTTAGTCAGTCTGGGCAGGTATTCCTTTTAGAGCGGGATGGCATGTTAGTCGCCAATTCTGGCACAGAGAAGCCCTTTACCCTTGTTAATCAAAAAGTTCAGAGATTGCGGGCGATCGAAAGCCCCAACCCAATGATACAGAACATTGCCAGACACCTCCAAACTTTCAACGGGTTTGAGTCCATTACCAAAGACACAGATTTTCAGCTTGAGGTGCAAGGAAAACGGCATTTTGTCAATGTTGCACCTTGGCGTGATAAGTATGGACTGGATTGGCTAGTAGTAGTAAGTGTGCCAGAAAACGCATTTATGGCGCAAATTAACGTCAACACGGGCATCACGATTGCGCTTTGTTTTAGTGCATTAGTTGTTGCTTCAGTAATGGGCGTATTTACCACCCATTGGATTGTACGCCCGATTCTGCGCCTGAATTGGGCAAGTGAGGCAATGGCATCTGGCAATTTAGATCAGACAGTAGGAACTAGCCGCATTCAAGAACTTAATACCCTAGCCAACTCTTTCAACCACATGGCAGGGCAACTGCACGAATCGTTTACTGCCCTAGAGAAAAGCAAGGAAGAACTAGAAGATCGGGTAGAAGAACGCACCACTGAACTCAAAAATGCATTAGAGGAATTGCAGCGCACTCAATCTCAAGTTATTCAAAGTGAAAAAATGTCTAGTCTGGGACAACTAGTTGCTGGAGTTGCACACGAAATTAATAATCCAGTCAACTTTATTCATGGCAACCTTACCCATGTGCAGGAATATACTCAGGATTTATTAGCACTTGTGCAGTTATATCAGCAGTATAATTCTAACCCTGCTTCGGAAATTCAAATTGCTGCCGAAGACATGGATTTAGAGTTTTTGCAAGAAGACTTGCCGAAAATGTTGTCTTCCATGAAAGTGGGCACTGATCGCATTCGCCAAATTGTACTATCGTTGCGAAACTTCTCCCGTATGGACGAAGCGGAATTTAAAAGGGTCGATATTCATGAGGGCATCGATAGTACCCTGATGATTTTGCAACATCGGCTCAAAGCTAAACCAGAACAACCTGAAATTGAAGTGATTAAAGACTATGGCAATGTACCCCTAATAGAATGCTATGCCGGACAACTCAACCAGGTGTTTATGAATATTTTAGTGAATGCGATTGATGCGTTAGAAGAAAGCAATGCCAAGTGTACTTATCAGGAGATTAACGACAATCCCAGTCAAATTAGGCTTCGCACATCGGTAGTTAATTCAACGTGGTTAGAAGTGGCGATCGCTGATAACGGAGTCGGTATTTCCAAAGAATTTCAGCAACGAATATTCGATCCCTTTTTCACCACCAAACCCATTGGCAAAGGAACTGGAATGGGTATGTCTATCAGCTACCAAATTATTACAGAAAAACATGGCGGCAAACTGGAGTGCTTCTCAAATCCTGGAGAAGGCACTGAGTTTATCATTCAAGTTCCTCTCCGGTCAAAGGTTCATGGAGTGATTTAA
- a CDS encoding class I SAM-dependent methyltransferase → MQINQVIETYDQGAVDYDAIMKRYWHIEREPLIASLQLKPGQTVLDAAVGTGLNLSAYPEGVHVVGVDLSEKMLNEACKKRVSADITFKVSDMCNLDFPDNSFDAAASGFTLCVVNDPVIALKEILRVTKPGAFIAILDYCKSQDPEFYKWQELIFDATAQLGFPTGKIKWNALMNYDELIYNSKLPIEVLVDDRTDNPNPFLCSCQLLLKNSKA, encoded by the coding sequence ATGCAGATAAATCAGGTGATTGAAACCTACGATCAAGGTGCAGTGGATTATGACGCAATTATGAAGCGTTACTGGCACATTGAGCGCGAACCTCTAATTGCTTCTTTGCAGCTTAAGCCAGGACAAACCGTACTAGATGCTGCGGTAGGAACAGGTCTTAATCTTTCAGCCTACCCTGAAGGCGTGCATGTCGTCGGTGTTGATCTTTCTGAGAAGATGCTGAATGAAGCATGTAAAAAGCGTGTATCCGCAGACATCACCTTCAAGGTATCGGATATGTGCAATCTTGATTTTCCTGATAATAGCTTTGATGCAGCAGCGTCGGGATTTACCCTCTGTGTTGTTAATGATCCAGTTATTGCTCTTAAGGAAATTCTACGAGTTACTAAGCCTGGTGCATTTATTGCCATTCTCGATTATTGCAAATCGCAAGATCCAGAGTTTTATAAATGGCAAGAATTAATATTTGATGCCACTGCACAGCTAGGCTTCCCGACTGGCAAAATCAAGTGGAATGCATTGATGAATTATGACGAATTGATTTATAATAGCAAGCTTCCCATTGAAGTGCTTGTGGACGATCGCACAGACAATCCAAATCCATTTTTATGTAGTTGTCAATTACTGCTGAAAAACTCAAAAGCTTAA